From a region of the Streptococcus ruminantium genome:
- a CDS encoding VirD4-like conjugal transfer protein, CD1115 family, with protein MVSGKKAFIFGVLGLALGYFCHRLVLLYDSLPNQPPLERLAYLLGEGQNQVLNPLWNGHFTGRSVLGFCFGLVTMGLVYLYVSTGQKVYREGAEYGSARFGNSRERKAFLSKNPFNDTILSRNVRLTLLEKKAPQFDRNKNLVVIGGSGAGKTFRFVKPNLIQLNCSNIVVDPKDHLAEKTGKLFLENGYQVKVLDLVNMTNSDGFNPFRYVETENDLNRMLTVYFNNTKGNGSRSDPFWDEASMTLVRAISSYLVDFYNPPGSTKEEADSRRKRGRYPSFSEIGKLIKLLSKGENQDKSVLEVMFETYAKTYGTENFTMRNWADFQNYKDKTLDSVIAVTTAKFALFNIQSVIDLTKRDTLDLKTWGTQKTMVYLVIPDNDATFRFLSALFFSTVFSTLTRQADVDFKGQLPIHVRSYLDEFANVGEIPDFSEQTSTVRSRNMGLVPILQNIAQLQGLYKEKEAWKTILGNCDSLLYLGGNDEETFKFMSGLLGKQTIDVRSTSRSYGQTGSGSTSHQKIARDLMTPDEVGNMKRDECLVRIAGVPVFKEKKYFPLKHKNWQYLADKESDERWWHYHIDPLETEEVLFEPSDHKVRDLSTESTLH; from the coding sequence ATGGTCTCAGGGAAAAAAGCCTTTATTTTTGGCGTATTAGGACTTGCTCTTGGCTATTTCTGCCATCGGCTAGTCTTGCTTTACGATAGCCTACCTAATCAACCGCCCTTGGAACGCCTTGCCTATCTCTTAGGCGAAGGACAGAATCAGGTCTTAAATCCCTTGTGGAATGGTCATTTTACTGGTAGATCGGTTTTAGGCTTTTGCTTTGGGCTTGTGACGATGGGCCTAGTCTATCTTTATGTTTCAACTGGTCAAAAGGTTTACCGAGAGGGGGCTGAATATGGCTCTGCTCGGTTTGGAAATAGCCGTGAGCGTAAAGCCTTTCTCAGTAAAAATCCCTTTAATGACACTATTTTGTCACGAAACGTTAGGCTAACCCTGTTAGAAAAGAAAGCCCCACAGTTTGACCGAAACAAGAACCTTGTGGTCATTGGTGGATCAGGGGCAGGGAAGACCTTTCGGTTTGTCAAACCCAATCTGATTCAGCTTAACTGTTCCAATATTGTCGTTGACCCTAAGGATCACTTAGCTGAAAAGACAGGGAAGCTCTTTTTAGAGAATGGCTATCAGGTCAAGGTCTTAGACCTCGTAAACATGACAAACTCAGATGGCTTTAATCCTTTTCGTTATGTGGAAACGGAGAATGATTTGAACCGTATGCTTACGGTCTATTTCAATAATACCAAAGGCAATGGCAGTCGCAGTGATCCCTTTTGGGATGAGGCGTCCATGACCTTAGTCCGTGCTATTTCCTCTTACTTGGTGGATTTTTACAATCCTCCAGGCAGTACCAAAGAAGAAGCAGACAGTCGTCGTAAGCGAGGGCGTTACCCCTCTTTTTCTGAAATTGGAAAACTCATCAAGCTCTTATCCAAAGGAGAAAATCAAGATAAGAGTGTCTTAGAAGTGATGTTTGAGACCTATGCCAAAACATATGGGACAGAAAACTTCACCATGCGTAACTGGGCAGACTTCCAAAACTACAAGGATAAGACCTTGGATTCAGTAATTGCCGTAACAACGGCTAAGTTTGCCCTCTTTAATATCCAATCTGTCATTGATTTAACCAAACGTGACACCTTGGACTTAAAAACATGGGGAACGCAGAAAACCATGGTTTATCTCGTTATTCCAGATAATGACGCCACCTTTCGCTTTCTCTCAGCCCTTTTTTTCTCCACCGTCTTTTCAACCTTAACGAGACAAGCTGATGTGGACTTCAAGGGGCAATTGCCTATTCATGTCAGAAGTTATCTAGATGAATTTGCCAATGTCGGCGAAATTCCAGACTTTTCGGAACAAACCTCAACAGTTCGCTCACGGAACATGGGTCTCGTACCCATTCTTCAAAACATTGCCCAACTTCAAGGGCTCTATAAGGAGAAGGAGGCTTGGAAAACCATTCTAGGAAACTGTGATAGCTTGCTTTATCTTGGAGGCAATGATGAAGAGACCTTCAAGTTCATGAGTGGTCTCTTAGGCAAACAAACCATTGATGTGAGAAGTACCAGTCGGTCGTATGGCCAAACAGGGTCTGGGTCAACGTCTCATCAAAAAATCGCAAGGGATCTCATGACCCCTGATGAAGTCGGAAACATGAAACGTGATGAATGCTTGGTGAGAATTGCAGGGGTTCCAGTCTTTAAGGAAAAAAAGTATTTCCCCTTGAAACATAAGAACTGGCAATACTTAGCGGATAAGGAGTCAGATGAACGTTGGTGGCATTACCACATTGACCCACTAGAAACAGAGGAAGTTCTGTTTGAACCCTCTGACCATAAGGTTAGGGATTTAAGCACAGAAAGCACACTACACTAA
- a CDS encoding type IV secretion system protein has product MINTLPSAFVFLASEKISSDSLFEGFNVDLESTANLVKSLADYNPTVWSYMSAITKGVMQPLGVAILAVVLVLEFSKMAKKIANSGGAMTFEAIAPMIVSYIMVAVVITNTTVIVEAILAVASHIIEGVAGVVSHGGTTYETISGLKGSGIIGKLIVVFFAILIWLVRLVSVMVVNLLITIRFIQLYLMIPFAPLTIPTFLSDDWRSVGIGYLKNIMVYALQGVLIFLIISLVPLFESAGKLALSNGAGMMETLATAFGGLVQAILLIIALVGSQRTARSILGM; this is encoded by the coding sequence ATGATAAACACATTACCTTCAGCTTTTGTCTTTCTAGCCTCGGAGAAGATTTCAAGCGATAGCCTTTTTGAAGGCTTTAACGTTGACTTAGAATCGACGGCCAACTTGGTCAAATCCCTTGCGGATTATAACCCAACCGTGTGGTCTTATATGTCAGCTATCACAAAAGGAGTGATGCAACCCTTGGGAGTGGCTATTTTAGCCGTTGTTTTAGTCCTTGAGTTTTCTAAGATGGCTAAGAAAATCGCCAACTCAGGTGGTGCCATGACCTTTGAAGCTATTGCTCCTATGATTGTCTCTTATATCATGGTGGCTGTGGTCATTACAAACACCACTGTTATTGTAGAAGCTATCTTAGCTGTTGCTTCTCACATCATTGAAGGCGTAGCTGGTGTCGTTTCTCATGGGGGAACGACTTATGAGACCATTTCAGGACTTAAAGGGTCAGGAATTATTGGAAAACTGATTGTTGTCTTCTTTGCCATTCTGATATGGTTGGTCCGTTTGGTGAGTGTGATGGTGGTGAATCTCCTCATTACGATTCGCTTTATCCAACTTTACCTCATGATTCCATTTGCGCCTCTAACGATTCCGACCTTCCTCAGTGATGATTGGCGAAGTGTTGGGATTGGCTACCTGAAAAACATCATGGTCTATGCTCTTCAAGGGGTCTTAATTTTCTTAATTATTTCCCTTGTTCCCCTCTTTGAATCTGCTGGGAAATTGGCTCTCTCAAATGGTGCGGGAATGATGGAGACGCTAGCAACTGCCTTTGGTGGTTTAGTTCAGGCTATTTTATTGATTATTGCCTTGGTGGGCAGTCAACGGACTGCCAGAAGTATCCTAGGCATGTAA
- a CDS encoding PrgI family protein: MNTRVFKDITKVQHRAWLGFTTRQVIFVLPAVAITILILGLNLFYWQFGDWFVYGLIFTFTIPLMLFGVYRPNDLPFETYLNYRWHYEMTIPDRILTGQKGIQREKNKSLNETKDLF; encoded by the coding sequence ATGAATACACGTGTTTTTAAGGACATTACAAAAGTTCAACACAGGGCTTGGCTGGGCTTTACCACACGACAAGTTATTTTTGTCTTACCAGCCGTTGCTATTACCATCCTGATTTTAGGGTTAAACCTCTTTTATTGGCAATTTGGGGATTGGTTTGTCTATGGTCTTATCTTTACCTTTACTATTCCCCTCATGTTATTTGGGGTTTATCGCCCTAATGACTTACCATTTGAAACGTATCTTAATTACCGATGGCATTACGAAATGACCATACCAGACCGTATACTAACTGGACAGAAAGGAATACAACGTGAAAAAAACAAATCGCTCAATGAAACCAAAGACCTCTTCTAA
- a CDS encoding phage tail tip lysozyme, with protein MTREQQKVKVARKTFQSSLKASRIHYRREKKGLKRSLPKRRFIMRRAEKAETREQRQTLKQNYQEEKDLATDTFKEAIAYVSPRWLKRKEIKKYRLPQARQRLAVARKHLAEVKIAEKEEEATSKFTYQKESREPKTSRFHFQKEKSLDRLQAEKEVKSAKRDVKQLKRAHQAKKPSTKVKRGLRYVASESLDVVAQDDDLEGIRTVKDLSIKSRRYGRFTYQSGKLLVNSGQTGVRFTKAKISHGNERYQNFKKGKGFTREKSLKPKRHYHTFLKQARKNSVSGLKGLVQAIKSSLTFFSTIVFNPMTWVVSGLLMMSFVIGISGITLIQQDESELTKAYTHMTWEDAENTRTNATGITYYTKIDEVMAFMNLKYQDYALEEVMEEGNETYQAYLSQLWQDLNGGESLKAILELTKEPTYKLSDDDREDLKELSEEGTYLALQELDNPFQGQTENDTLTMTVRYGYEVIDEKPTLHHHIILEAKENQVIVAPMDGKVSLDGENILTSGKGLNKSQLTLFNVHIGRVTDGQKVQAGEVIGQTKDGAGLKVTYQKVDDDSEKLVYVNPAFYFPKVIQLQTTILPTIGQFGGDEFARAKAIYEYLKNQGATNQAIAAILGNWSVESSINPKRAEGDYLSPPVGASANSWDDEGWLSLNGPAIYNGRYPNILRRGLGLGQWTNTADGSRRHTLLLAYAKQKNQKWYDLGLQLDFMLNGDNPYYTNWLKDFFKNSGSPASLAQLFLIYWEGNSGDKLLERQTRATEWYYQIEKGFSQPNGGTAQSDPKALEAVRGDLYDNSIPGGGDGMGYAYGQCTWGVAARINQLGLKLKGQNGEKIPIISTMGNGQDWVATAARLGGETGKLPKAGAIISFAGGAHGTPAAYGHVSFVEKVYPDGSFLVSETNYNGNPNYTFRKLSGVDSTISFTYTTK; from the coding sequence ATGACAAGAGAGCAACAGAAGGTCAAGGTTGCCCGTAAAACCTTTCAGAGTAGTTTAAAGGCTAGTCGTATCCATTACCGTAGGGAGAAGAAGGGGTTAAAACGCTCACTTCCTAAACGACGCTTTATCATGCGCCGAGCTGAGAAAGCTGAAACAAGGGAACAACGTCAGACACTGAAGCAAAACTATCAGGAGGAAAAAGACCTAGCGACAGATACCTTTAAGGAAGCGATTGCCTATGTGTCACCCAGATGGCTAAAGCGTAAGGAAATTAAGAAGTATCGGCTTCCTCAAGCCAGACAGCGTCTAGCAGTTGCCAGAAAACACTTGGCTGAAGTCAAGATAGCAGAAAAAGAGGAGGAAGCTACTTCTAAGTTTACTTATCAGAAAGAGTCAAGAGAACCGAAAACATCACGTTTTCATTTTCAGAAAGAGAAATCTCTTGACCGCCTTCAGGCAGAAAAAGAGGTTAAATCAGCTAAACGTGACGTGAAGCAACTGAAAAGAGCCCATCAGGCCAAGAAACCCTCAACCAAGGTCAAACGAGGGCTACGCTATGTTGCTTCGGAATCACTGGATGTCGTTGCTCAAGATGATGACTTAGAGGGTATTCGAACTGTCAAGGATTTGAGCATTAAAAGCAGACGTTACGGAAGATTTACTTATCAGTCAGGAAAACTGCTGGTGAATAGTGGACAGACTGGTGTGCGTTTCACAAAGGCAAAAATCTCCCATGGCAATGAACGGTACCAGAACTTCAAAAAGGGGAAAGGCTTTACTCGTGAGAAGTCTCTAAAGCCCAAAAGACACTACCACACCTTCCTCAAACAAGCTAGGAAAAACAGTGTGTCAGGACTAAAGGGGCTTGTTCAAGCGATTAAGAGTAGCTTGACCTTCTTTTCAACGATTGTTTTCAATCCCATGACTTGGGTGGTGTCAGGTCTTCTGATGATGAGTTTTGTCATAGGAATTTCAGGAATCACTCTCATTCAACAGGACGAGAGTGAACTGACCAAAGCCTATACGCACATGACGTGGGAAGATGCGGAAAATACTAGAACTAACGCCACTGGTATTACCTACTACACGAAGATCGATGAGGTCATGGCCTTTATGAACCTTAAGTATCAGGACTATGCTTTAGAAGAAGTCATGGAAGAGGGGAATGAGACCTATCAAGCCTATCTCAGTCAGCTTTGGCAGGACTTAAACGGTGGAGAGTCTTTGAAAGCCATACTTGAGTTGACCAAAGAGCCTACCTACAAACTCTCTGATGACGATAGGGAAGATTTAAAGGAATTAAGTGAAGAAGGCACCTATCTTGCCCTCCAAGAATTAGATAACCCCTTTCAAGGTCAGACTGAAAATGATACGCTTACCATGACGGTTCGCTATGGCTATGAGGTGATTGATGAGAAGCCAACGCTTCATCACCATATCATTCTAGAAGCTAAAGAAAATCAAGTGATTGTAGCTCCCATGGATGGTAAGGTTTCCCTAGATGGAGAGAATATTCTGACGTCAGGTAAGGGACTAAATAAGTCTCAACTGACCTTGTTTAATGTCCATATAGGTCGAGTGACAGACGGTCAGAAAGTTCAAGCAGGAGAGGTGATTGGTCAAACTAAGGATGGAGCTGGTCTTAAAGTGACCTATCAAAAGGTTGACGATGATTCAGAGAAACTGGTTTACGTCAATCCGGCCTTTTACTTTCCTAAGGTCATTCAACTGCAAACGACCATTCTCCCTACTATCGGTCAATTTGGTGGGGATGAGTTTGCGAGAGCTAAAGCCATCTATGAGTATTTGAAGAATCAAGGGGCAACCAATCAAGCGATTGCGGCTATTTTAGGGAACTGGTCGGTAGAATCGTCCATCAACCCGAAACGAGCAGAAGGCGACTATTTGTCTCCTCCTGTTGGAGCGAGTGCTAACTCTTGGGATGATGAGGGGTGGCTATCCCTTAATGGTCCAGCTATCTATAATGGACGATACCCCAATATCCTAAGACGTGGCTTGGGCTTAGGGCAATGGACAAATACGGCAGATGGGTCACGTAGACACACCTTATTATTAGCATATGCCAAACAAAAGAATCAAAAGTGGTATGACTTAGGTCTACAACTGGATTTTATGCTTAATGGGGATAATCCTTACTATACCAACTGGTTAAAAGACTTTTTCAAAAATTCAGGAAGTCCAGCCAGCCTCGCTCAACTCTTTCTCATCTACTGGGAGGGAAATAGTGGAGATAAACTCTTAGAGCGACAAACCAGAGCCACCGAGTGGTATTACCAAATCGAAAAGGGCTTTAGCCAACCCAATGGTGGAACTGCTCAAAGTGATCCAAAAGCTTTGGAGGCTGTTAGAGGAGACCTTTATGACAATTCTATTCCAGGTGGTGGTGATGGTATGGGCTATGCCTATGGGCAATGTACGTGGGGAGTAGCCGCCCGTATCAACCAACTGGGATTGAAACTCAAAGGTCAAAATGGCGAGAAAATTCCAATCATTAGTACCATGGGCAATGGTCAAGACTGGGTAGCCACAGCAGCACGCCTTGGTGGGGAAACAGGTAAGCTCCCAAAAGCAGGAGCGATTATCTCTTTTGCAGGAGGTGCTCATGGAACACCTGCCGCTTACGGTCACGTGTCGTTTGTCGAGAAGGTTTACCCAGATGGATCTTTCCTTGTTTCAGAAACCAACTACAATGGCAATCCTAACTATACTTTCCGTAAATTATCAGGAGTGGATAGCACGATTAGCTTTACCTATACGACGAAATAA
- a CDS encoding PBECR4 domain-containing protein yields the protein MNGDLLKLAAKNFEPLLNKKITIELGRKGQKTVLDILFSKDHFFHLAGLHKLNDIHFSHKKSSLVFDDILDGRINSDLLESSLYYDKKGVRSRLEILSYLYAGFTKPNLVVRKAKNFPIRGSKLRWSYLVEFYIDDIRLGGFFIDNYRSGHSNEFIGVSIFEKSQKDYTVNQTKFTILSIYETDTVSGNIEVLFTRM from the coding sequence ATGAATGGTGATTTATTAAAATTAGCAGCAAAAAATTTTGAACCTTTATTAAATAAGAAAATTACAATTGAACTTGGTAGAAAAGGACAGAAAACGGTTTTAGATATTCTGTTTTCAAAAGACCATTTTTTTCACTTAGCTGGACTTCATAAACTAAACGATATACATTTTAGCCATAAAAAATCTTCTCTAGTTTTTGATGATATTTTAGACGGTCGGATTAACTCTGACTTATTAGAATCTTCGTTGTACTATGATAAAAAAGGGGTTAGGTCACGTTTAGAAATTTTGTCGTATTTATATGCTGGCTTTACAAAGCCTAATCTTGTCGTTAGAAAAGCAAAGAATTTCCCCATCAGAGGTAGTAAATTAAGATGGAGTTATTTGGTGGAATTTTACATTGATGACATCCGTCTAGGTGGGTTTTTTATTGATAACTATCGAAGTGGTCATTCTAATGAATTTATTGGTGTCAGTATTTTTGAAAAATCTCAAAAAGATTATACTGTGAACCAAACGAAGTTTACAATACTTTCAATCTATGAAACTGATACTGTATCAGGAAATATAGAGGTGCTTTTCACTAGAATGTAG
- a CDS encoding glycosyltransferase, giving the protein MKIIQGWKTRMSLINPIPDTNWLKNNKDNLRISDEAYLELVQIYDLIDSIDWEYSRINDDATLIDKINQFATNRKKTTVSVVYIVKNEENFILKSLASIIDFADEIIIVDTGSTDGTLECITELSREKFFCTHLNGVMIFKG; this is encoded by the coding sequence ATGAAAATAATTCAAGGCTGGAAGACACGTATGAGTTTAATAAATCCTATTCCAGATACTAACTGGTTAAAGAATAATAAAGATAATTTAAGGATTTCGGATGAAGCCTATCTTGAATTAGTACAAATTTATGATTTAATAGACTCCATAGATTGGGAGTATTCAAGAATAAATGATGACGCAACTTTGATAGATAAAATAAATCAATTTGCGACTAATAGAAAAAAAACAACTGTATCCGTAGTATATATTGTAAAAAATGAAGAGAACTTTATTTTAAAAAGTTTAGCAAGTATTATTGATTTTGCTGATGAAATTATTATTGTTGATACAGGTTCTACTGATGGTACTTTAGAATGTATAACTGAGTTATCACGTGAAAAATTTTTTTGTACACATTTGAATGGTGTGATGATTTTCAAAGGCTAG
- a CDS encoding cysteine peptidase family C39 domain-containing protein has product MKFSKRHYRAQVDSKDCGVAALAMVLEYYNSHYSLAELREMLGTTENGTTAFSIVSVANELGFDTEAIYADISLFDIEDIKFPFIVHINKNNKFYHYYVIIGSDKNIFILILIL; this is encoded by the coding sequence ATGAAATTTTCGAAACGTCATTATCGTGCTCAAGTTGATTCAAAAGATTGTGGAGTAGCTGCTTTGGCCATGGTGTTAGAATACTATAATTCACATTATTCTTTAGCAGAACTTAGAGAAATGTTAGGTACAACTGAAAATGGGACTACTGCATTTAGTATAGTTTCTGTGGCAAATGAATTAGGGTTCGATACTGAAGCTATTTATGCAGATATTTCTTTATTTGACATAGAGGATATAAAATTTCCATTTATTGTACATATAAATAAGAATAATAAATTTTATCATTACTATGTTATTATTGGCAGTGATAAAAATATATTTATATTGATCCTGATCCTCTGA
- a CDS encoding ATP-binding cassette domain-containing protein, with protein MSGGQLQRVAIARALLTNPSVLILDESTSNLDNLTERKIIDNLMSLDATVIFIAHRLNITEQVERIFVIENGMIIENGNHEDLILKQGFYSKILKG; from the coding sequence TTGTCAGGAGGTCAACTTCAGAGAGTTGCCATTGCACGTGCATTATTAACCAATCCTTCGGTATTAATCTTAGATGAGTCAACAAGTAATTTGGATAATTTAACGGAAAGAAAAATTATTGATAATTTAATGAGCTTAGATGCAACTGTAATATTTATTGCTCACCGTCTTAATATAACAGAACAGGTTGAAAGGATATTTGTCATAGAAAATGGTATGATAATCGAAAACGGAAATCATGAAGATTTGATATTAAAACAAGGGTTTTATTCTAAAATATTAAAAGGTTAA
- a CDS encoding bacteriocin-type signal sequence — protein sequence MKNNLLDDYRNFPKISTDNLKSIKGGGDTVFNKVNHFFCDLINCRGKGRMN from the coding sequence ATGAAAAATAATTTGTTAGATGATTATAGAAATTTTCCCAAAATATCAACGGATAATTTGAAATCTATAAAAGGTGGAGGAGATACTGTCTTTAATAAAGTAAATCATTTCTTTTGTGATTTAATAAACTGTAGAGGAAAGGGGAGAATGAATTGA
- a CDS encoding GHKL domain-containing protein, translated as MFMLGILYLFLCFCHYNMDAILQSNLSVIKIFGPTVALAHFLLFLFLAQYMKSQQRIYEVNLEVIRREEENRNLNKFVDKLGDLYEDLRGIRHDFASIISSLEPAIQEKNIDEVSIIYKEVLIKMNRNLQKNEYSAFNLKNIEDLAIRNMLAQSILEAEQYDIQFNCYVSGHISQVNVPMLEMIQILSIMLTNSIESAIISKKPLIEVALYRDKSIVTIVIKNSRNPISLDKRTIWEVGGSSKGEGRGIGLYNLRRLVNRHDNLTLETQIDYDSFTHILKIM; from the coding sequence ATGTTTATGTTGGGAATTTTATATTTGTTTTTATGCTTTTGTCATTACAATATGGACGCTATATTACAATCTAATTTATCAGTTATCAAGATATTTGGACCTACAGTTGCATTAGCCCATTTTCTTCTATTTCTTTTTTTAGCCCAATATATGAAATCACAGCAACGAATTTACGAAGTAAATTTAGAAGTAATTCGCCGTGAAGAAGAGAATAGAAATCTTAATAAATTTGTTGATAAATTAGGTGATTTATATGAAGATTTACGAGGGATTCGCCATGATTTCGCTAGCATTATATCAAGTTTAGAGCCTGCGATTCAGGAAAAAAATATTGATGAAGTAAGCATTATCTATAAAGAAGTTCTCATTAAGATGAATAGAAATCTACAAAAGAACGAATACTCAGCATTTAATTTGAAAAATATTGAAGACTTAGCTATTCGTAATATGCTGGCTCAATCAATTTTGGAAGCAGAACAATATGATATACAATTCAATTGTTACGTGTCTGGACATATATCTCAAGTCAATGTACCAATGTTAGAGATGATTCAAATATTATCTATTATGTTGACTAATTCAATTGAATCTGCTATTATTTCAAAAAAACCTTTAATTGAAGTGGCTTTATATAGAGATAAGAGCATTGTTACAATAGTTATTAAGAATAGTCGAAATCCCATCTCTTTAGATAAGAGAACTATCTGGGAGGTAGGGGGTTCAAGTAAAGGTGAGGGGAGGGGAATTGGGTTATATAACTTGAGAAGACTGGTAAATAGGCATGATAATTTGACTCTAGAAACACAAATAGATTATGATAGTTTTACTCACATCTTGAAAATAATGTAA
- a CDS encoding response regulator, with amino-acid sequence MNIIVLDDNIHHQLRLESALYDVARSLHIHINIECARTIQALREYMNQEEVNQIYFLDLEIGNQKNLGFEIAKEIRNNNP; translated from the coding sequence ATGAATATTATTGTTCTGGATGACAATATTCATCATCAGTTGCGACTAGAATCTGCTCTTTATGATGTAGCTCGGTCTTTACATATTCATATCAATATTGAATGTGCTAGAACAATACAGGCATTAAGAGAGTATATGAATCAAGAAGAAGTAAATCAGATATATTTTCTAGATTTAGAAATTGGCAATCAAAAAAATTTAGGTTTTGAGATTGCTAAAGAAATAAGAAATAATAATCCTTAG